CTGCCCAGCAGGATCCTCAGGCTGGAGGAAGTCACCTGCTCTTGCACCCTGCAGCCACTGTgggccctgcctctgcctcctcttctGGAATGTCTTGAGGGTTCTGATTCCTGTCACTGTGACCTGCAAATCCAAGAGACACATCCCTCTGGAAGAGAAGAGAACTGCGTCCTCaggattaaaaaagaagactGGTGTGCTACCTGTGTAGGAATTCCCAGGAGCAAGACTCGCCACACCTGAGCTCACTGTAAAGGCTATGCAGCTGTGCAGGAGCAGAAGGATGTACTGACCGTCTCAAGGGAGGCTGTGGATGCTCATGACCATCAGTGCTCTCTCACCCTCCAAAACTGGGTGCACACTGTGCGGTCCTTTTCTAGACGTGAGAAGTACAAGATTACTCTATGAGAGGAAGGCTCCAGGGGCTTAAAGACACGTGCACCTTGGCCACCCCTTGGAATGTTGACGACTCAGGATCTAAAGGAAATTCTGTGTTAGAGTATGGAATTCATGTGGAAGTAAATGTCACTTTATAATCGGTAATAACACTGAGTAAGGAACACTATGCAGGAAGAAACCTTCCTTAGAAAGACAGGCAGGGAAAAGCTTAGGCCGACCTTAAACTTGCCCAGCAGCTTAAGCCTGAGATAGGCTGCCAGAATGGCCAAATAAGAGACTCTATGAAGTAGCAGTCCTGTAACTGTAGTAGTTGTAAGGaaattttctcctctaaatcaCGATACCAAATAGGAAAAATGATCTACAAGTGCCCCATGTGTAGGGAATTTTTCTCTGAGAGAGCAGATCTCTTTATGCATCAGAAAATCCACACAGCCGAGAAGCCCCACAAATGTGACAAGTGTGATAAGGGTTTCTTTCACATATCAGAACTTCACATTCATTGGCGAGACCACACGGGAGAGAAGGTCTATAAATGTGATGATTGTGGTAAGGATTTTAGCACTACAACAAAACTTAATAGACATAAGAAAATCCACACAGtggagaagccctataaatgttatgagtgtggcaaagccttcaatTGGAGCTCCCATCTTCAAATTCATATGAGAGTTCACACAGGCGAGAAACCCTATGTCTGTAGTGAGTGTGGAAGGGGCTTCAGTAACAGTTCAAACCTTTGCATGCACCAGAGAGTCCACACCGGAGAGAAGCCCTTCAAATGTGAagagtgtgggaaggccttcagGCACACCTCCAGCCTCTGCATGCATCAAAGAGTCCACACCGGGGAGAAACCTTATAAATGTTAtgagtgtgggaaggccttcagtCAGAGCTCCAGCCTCTGCATCCACCAGAGagtccacactggagagaaaccttatagGTGTTGTGGgtgtgggaaggccttcagtCAGAGCTCCAGCCTCTGCATCCACCAGAGGGtacacacaggagagaaaccttTTAAATGTGATgagtgtgggaaggcctttagTCAGAGTACCAGCCTCTGCATCCATCAGAGAGTCCACACCAAGGAGAGAAACCATCTCAAAATATcagttatataaaatgttttgctaagaattaaaaaatcttaaaacccgTAAGTGCCACTAGGAAGGAAACCCTGTATGTACCTACATTGACCCAAGGAGTATTCACGGCAGTCCCTAGCAGAATGTTCTTTTTGAGGAGGTATAGGTGAGGTTGAGGTTTTGATCCATTGATTCATACCCAGGTGTGTCCCACAGCTTGACTTTGAATATGGAGTCCTTCTGAGCATGTGCCCAAGACGGGTGGGCTGTCTTGCATCCCAGGTGTGGATTTTGTATCCTGGAACTCCACGATGCCTCAGTAATTGAAGTACTGCTCAGAACTCCTGAGCATTGCCAGCCTCCAAGTCACCTTGTGTCTGTGCTGTGCTTAGAAGTGATCCCAGATGCTCCCTCTCAGgagctctttctccttccttcctctcaagCCTTCTGGTCAATGCATTTGAAAATGGACAGCTCCCGCTAAGATCGTGTTCTGGCATTTCTGAGCTTGCCACATTACAGCCCTACGTAGCTTTCCATATATCCCGTGACTTCTGAACCCACTTTACCTCACATCCTCACAGTACCCATAATTCTCCACCCCTTCCTAGGTggcattaaatttcattttagattttaggCAACTCATAATATCCATTCACTCGGCCTCAGAGAAATCACTGGCAGACACACATGCCCTGGGACTTTTCTTTAGTTGTGGATTCTGCTAATCACTGTGTCTATATGTTAGACTTATTTTCTTAGTAGCTGCATCAcattttttaacttgaattttttgttttaatagctGAATGTAAATAGCAGGGACAAAGAAGCAAAGCAAGGTATGAGCTTGTCTTCCCTCCAGAGGCACCCGCAGGCTCCCTTATGCCCTGTGGGGAGCCCCTCTAAGCCAGGGAGCCCTTAGGAAAGGGATGGTGGGAGAGGTCACTAAGGATGTGTGTCTGTTTCTGTCACCTTGGGCAGTACTGTGTAGGAGCCATTGGGGGTCAGGTGCCAGCTCTTGCTAGGCATGGATGTCTGTTGTCAGTCCATCATCTTTTCATTCTTCGTGCATTGGACAAGAGTTTATTGAACACCTGCTGGGTGCTGGGAATGCCACTGAATCCGACAGACGAGGTCCCTGCTCTCGTGGAGTGTACTTCTGGTGGAGACAGATGATAAGCAAGTGAACATTAAAAATGTAGTCTGAGGTAGTGGttaagtgctatgaagaaaataaactagGGTGGTGATGTAgagtggtggggggtggggggcattaGCCAGGGTCGGGGAGCCTTGCTGAGGGCAGCTGGGACTGGGCAGGCACAGAGGTGGCACACCAGTGGGACCACGCAGGTGCCGCTGGGTGCTGCCTGCCCTGGCGGACAAAAGGCAGGCGCCGgaggtggcggcggcggcgggagggGGAGGGATGCTGAGCTCTCAGTGTCCAGACTTTGTAGGCCTGTTacgttttgtttgttttgctagaTATTAAAAACTCATGTGGAGGAACTCAAGGAATGTTTAGAAGACCAAAAGTCCCCAATGACAAGAACAAAAAGCAACctatgttttcctcatttctcattCCTGTCATTGATTTCCCACAGGCAGGCCTTTTGCTCAGGAAGTCTTGGGGAAACTAGGATCTTTGAAGCTCTGAAATGGGTTGGTGGTGTCTGTCAACTGTCTAAGTTGGAAAATGAATTCAAGATAGTCGTGGAAATACTGTATCTGAGCTTGGTTTTCCCTCCATGTTTGAATTCGTTTCTTCTGTTTGGCTGGAAGGGGTTTTTGCATAACTAAAACCTCCATGCATAAAGGAGATTTAAAAGGAGCAAAGGATTCAGTGGATGGGCCATGAGGTGAGAGGTGGGACTTGGAGATAAATTTAGTCCGGATGCCTCTGTTGAGAGTTTGCTGAGTTGCTTCACAGGTATTTCCTCCTTTTTGCGAAGAAGAGGGCTGGTTTAGTTATCTGCTGAAGCCCCTTCCAGGCCTGAAGTCACAACTGCGGTTTACTGTAGTGTCTTATCACTCTTCATGTCACAGTAGCGTGGAGCATTAGAGAAAAGCCTAGACTTTTAGTTGATAGAGAGCCAGTTGAAATATCATTGatagaattttagtttttaggaaaaattggtttgatttctagttttattactATTAGGTATGTGAGCTTGGGCAGATCGCTTGATCTTTGAGTCTAGTTTTCTCACAAAATGAGGATATTAGGCTAAATGATTTCCGAGTTTCCAGCTAGTCCTAGAGTTCTATATTTCTACATAGTTGAATTATTTTATCATGCTGTTGCTGGGGAATATGACTAACACTTTTGAAGCTACTAATTTTATGTCAAGCTTTAAAGTCCATAATTGTTatcttcagaaaatattatttgacctACAGTATGTccaaatcaatttaataaaatcactttataacagggaataaaaaaaaaaaaaaaaaaaaaaaaaagaagcaaggagAGGTCTGGTtaccaggacaaaatataaatcccaaaggcacaaCCCCACTTCTTCCagtcacactctacctgcctagtggttaccaaccagttaatccatattggtggattaatccattgattgggttaaggcccTCCTAACCtgttcatttcacctctgaaaattcttgcattgtttcacatttGAGATTTTTGGGGGGACACCCATAATTAAATTATAAGAGCCTCTATCTCACCCAGAAACATGCTTAATGTGAGATCAGACAGGTGCTCAGCTCCCAGTCAGGGTGAACAATGGTTGTCAGGGGCAGTCTCCTGGGTAGATAACTAGTTTCAGCTACCTCATAGAAGTCACTTTGGGAACTCATCCAAAGTGAAATTCTTGCCCTTTGATAAACCctcaagccattttttttttctgttaggcaGAAAGACTTCAATGGATATAGCACTCCAAATGCTTTGAAGATATGTACATGAATA
The sequence above is drawn from the Urocitellus parryii isolate mUroPar1 chromosome 9, mUroPar1.hap1, whole genome shotgun sequence genome and encodes:
- the LOC144256857 gene encoding uncharacterized protein LOC144256857; protein product: MIYKCPMCREFFSERADLFMHQKIHTAEKPHKCDKCDKGFFHISELHIHWRDHTGEKVYKCDDCGKDFSTTTKLNRHKKIHTVEKPYKCYECGKAFNWSSHLQIHMRVHTGEKPYVCSECGRGFSNSSNLCMHQRVHTGEKPFKCEECGKAFRHTSSLCMHQRVHTGEKPYKCYECGKAFSQSSSLCIHQRVHTGEKPYRCCGCGKAFSQSSSLCIHQRVHTGEKPFKCDECGKAFSQSTSLCIHQRVHTKERNHLKISVI